The Prionailurus viverrinus isolate Anna chromosome C1, UM_Priviv_1.0, whole genome shotgun sequence DNA window TTTAGGTGTACCTAAATATAGATAAACTTACAGGTAGGTACCTGTGTCaacacaagtgattttttttttcagatgggtttttttcttcctgtatctgTTTTTGCACTTAAACTGTATTATATTGccatttttgtgtcctttcccATGGTTCAACCAGTTTAGTGGCTCTTCGCCCTGGCTATGCAATAAGATCCCTTTCTGGGTTTTTcagttttcgttttgttttgctttttaaattttttttttttttttcaatgtgtattttatttttgggacagagagagacagagcatgaacaggcaaggggcagagagagagggagacacagaatcggaaacaggctccaggctctgagccatcagcccagagcctgacgcggggctcgaactcacggactgcgagatcgtgacctggctgaagtcggacgcttaaccgactgcgccacccaggcgcccctgttttgctttttaaacaaatgtggtttttttgttttaattccagtgcaTGAGTTTTACCCTACACCAACTGAATCAGAAGCTCCCAGGCGATTCCAGAAGGCAGGCAGGGTTGAGAACCACCAAAGATTGTACTGAACATGActttatacataaaaagaaaaactgatgcAGTAGTTGAAagcattctctttaaaatattccttttcctACATGGGGGACAAAAAAAGTATAGTTTCTGTACTTTCACACAAGTCGGCTCATTGCCAAGTTAAACAGAAAAATTGCCAACTGAACAAACACGGTGCTGAAAGAGAGGTTTCAGTCTTTCATAAAAAGCagcttaatgtctttttttttttttagctttatttatttatgttgttgttattttaaatttacatccaattagttagcatatcgtgcaacaatgatttcaggagtcgattccttagtgccccttacccatttagcccatccccctccagaaaccctctgtAAAAATACGGAAGCTTCacgaatttgtgtgtcatcctcgCGCAGGGGCCGTGCTAATCTTCTccgtatcattccaattttagtatacaTACTGCCGAAGCAGGCACAGCTTATGTCTTGAAAGAGCCTTTCAAACAAGAACCTCGAACACTGAGATCCAGAGGCTTCGACATAGCCATCCTCAAAAGCAGTGTGGCCAGGGCTgaccactctgttcctggggacaGAGTCACTGGGTCAGTCCTTGAGGGTCAGTTCACTCTGCTCCACCCTGTGGTTCAAACTACCCCTTCGTCCTGGCCAAACCTTTCACAGGTCCCTCCTGGAGGCCCCGGAGAGAAAATGTAGACCACAGCGCTACAAACTCACCAATCCTGGGAATACTGCTCTTAAGTTCTTCTGAGCGCAGCGGTGTCTTTTTcacctcccccatccccctcctcccgccTGTCTCAATTGTTTTGGTATCAGTCACTTGGAAGAATGGTCATTCTCTATTAAAGTCCAGATTGAAAATTCTAAGCCTCAGGTTGATTCAACCCTAATCATTTAACTGTACATAAACCTCTACAAAGTATCCGTGGTGCTTTGGTGCCTCCATGtcttcctttggagaaatggGAATAAATGACCACCCATAGGGAAGGACTTTACGTGGCAGAAACACACTCTCGGTAGAAAAGATATTTACAGCTCTTCTACCAGCCATCGTCAGTGTTACTCTATACAAACGTAAGTAAGTAGGGTTGACTGGTACCTGACTGTGAAACTATTCTAATTTAAATCATCAAAGAGGGTACAGTGCAGCAAAAGTTGACAGATGCCCAGTATGGGCTGGCCACGTGTTTCCCTAGAGTAGCTCACTCTGGTGAGCCAAGATGACTGTCCTCGTAAGGTCCTTTCCTAAGGGCCACCAAAGTGTCGCAGCTACTTCCGCAATCACTGCTGCTTTTGGATAAATCCTGGACTGGTGTTGGTAGTAATAACAACCATGAATTATAGTAGACTGAGTCCTGTGGGTCTAAGGATCGGATCCCAAGTCTTTAGACCCTAGATGTGTTAGATGTGTTTTTACCATATCACAGTTCCTTCCTTGTAGGACCAATGTAATACTcagatgaaatgagatgattGTAGTCAGTCACTTAAAGCACCTGTCAGTGAGGACAAAGCATTAGCTGTGTCTCACCACCATCAATGTTGTAGCTAGTGTGCTGTCACCCCCCTGTGGGAAGACTTCCCTGACCTCCAGGTCATGGTCATTTCTCTCTGTCATCGTGTTGCATTTCTTATCTAAGTCCCTTTTCTGCCATTTGAAAGCTCTTATGTTGCTTCTCACTTTCGTATGTCTTTATTGAGTTATAAGCTTCCTAAGAGAAAATGCTTGATGTTATTCTCCTCTTTTTATCAATGCTCAGAAAACTGCCCTGTACATGGTAGGCAGCCAATAAATACTGGTTTTCAATGTACGCTAGGATTAACTTGCTTTGGGAAAGCTctggacctttttttttcccatctctcaAATATATGAAGGTTGAGCCACACTGCCCTTTTTGTCCAGGTATCTTCCAGCTCTGtattctgtgatttttgtttttcttataattcttgaaaggctattttattttctttataccttTTCCACCCCCTTCACAGTATAGAGCCACTGATTTTGTCGTTCCTGGGCCTGGAAAAGTAGAGATAACCTACACGTCAAGTGATGGATCCAAAAAAATGACATACCTGGTACATAACTTTGAAGGTAGGTCCGTCGCGAGctccctcttttaattttttacagaTCATTTAGACAATGTCATTGCTGTTTCTTAAAACTtagttactggggcacctgggtggcgcagtcggttaagcgtccgacttcagccaggtcacgatcttgcggaccgtgagttctagcccgcgtcgggctctgggctgatggctcagagcctggagcctgcttccgattctgtgtctccctctctctctgcccctcccccgttcatgctctgtctctctctgtcccaaaaataaataaaaaacgttgaaaaaaaaaaaaaaaacttaggtgGCTGCCAAAAATACAACCTGGAAGCTACAACATTTCTATAGGACCCAAAATCTAGCATGGAGAAGTAATTGACTTCCGTGCCTTCCCACGGTGTGGAATAAAGACACAAGAGACACTAGCCACTTAATTGGAAACGCATGTGGGCAAAGACAGGTAGATACTTGCACTTCTCTTAAAACATGGAGGGAAGGTTGGCAGGAATCTGTTGTGCATAAATTGTATGAATCAGACATTAATAATCCCATGTCACCTGTCATGTAATCTGCCCGTTTGCTCTGGTAGGGTTTGTATTGAAAATGGTTGCGTTATAGATGTGCTGAATTTTCTTCTTGGTCCGAGTATTTATTCGGTTTAAGTGAACGTTTGTCTTGTGCCTTTTCTTGCCCACCTGCTGTCTCAAAGGTTCGTTATGGCAAATGCCACCCAAAGTTTGCTGAAAGAACAGAGAACCCTCTTTCTCCACTATTGAAGTTGTTGAAAGCACTCACACAAACAAAAGCTCAAAGCCTACTTAGCCTGTGTTCTTGTTGCCTCCTCTAAATAATATCATTTTAACAGAATCTAGTCCTGCAGGATTTGGCCTTGCACATTTTGAGGCTAAATTGGCCCTGGGCAGTGGCACAGATTCAAGTTCTAACTTTCTGGTAATTACAGAGTTCAACTAATAAAGAGTTGTGAAACACTAGTGGTTACATGTAACATAATTATTTCTGCCAGTGGGGTATGAATCTTCAGTGTCCTCCAGGAAATTATGAGAATTCTCATTCAgtatttgaaatgcaaatttttttcAATGGCTGAGGATGGAGCACACACTTAGAGTTTAAaacacatgaaattttaaaagtgtgaaacgcaggggcacctggatggctcagtcagttaagcatctgacccttgatttcggcccaggtcatgatctcacggttcgtgagtttcagccctgcatcaggctctgcactgtcagtgcttgggattctctctctctctctctctctctctgtccctcccctgctcgtgctccctcttgctctctctctctcaaaataaataaacttaaaaaaataataaaagtgtgaAAGACAGCCTAGATATTCACCCCCTCTTGAGTGTATTTCTGGTTCATATCAGTAGTTTTTCGTATCTTGATATCTTCAGGATCCTATAGaccatgtttttctctcttctattgCCCTTTCAAAACAAGTTAGAATGTCCTTACTGAGAGGTGACTTTGTTGCAATCACTTGCCCCAGGAACTCATGGAATATTCACGTTTGAAGCCTGGCTGGGACTTTTGGAAGCCTGGGCCCAGACACGGGAGCTGGGGattgggtgcttgggtggtggTAGGTGGATTTGGACTTGTTACAACTCTACCCCATTtacccttctcctttctcctctcattGGTGTCCCCCCAACAGAAGGTGGTGGTGTTGCCATGGGGATGTACAATCAAGATAAGTCAATTGAAGATTTTGCACACAGTTCTTTCCAGATGGCTCTGTCTAAGAGTTGGCCTTTGTATCTGAGCACCAAAAACACTATTCTGAAGAAATATGATGGACGTTTTAAAGACATCTTTCAGGAAATATATGACAAGTAACtacagttctttccttttttcttttttctataataaGCTGGCATTTGTAGTATAGAATTTGCATCCTTATCCCTTTGATTCTGGGACAAATGGAATGAAAACCATCTCTGTCTCATAAAGTTAAGGGCAAACTAAGATTTAACAGACATGAAACAAAAGCACTTCTGAGTTGCTTTTACAaggtaaatgttttcaaataagggtcccacatttatttttttcagagccaGAATTGTTTAGTATTTGAATGCAGGTGCCCGATAGAAAGTTCtaatttttcagggcacctggctggctcagttggtggagcatgcaactcttgaactCGGGATTGAGTTCAatctccatgttgggtgtagagattactcaaaaataaaatctttacaaaaaagaaagaaagaaagaaaattctgatttttcaaaCATATGAGTTTCTAAGTTGGGCACATTTTCACTCTTTCTGAAGCCTGTTGTGATTTAGAACTCTGCGGGGGCTATTTGAACTCAAGTCTACTTTTATAACAGCTTCAGGTTCAACAACACGGGAGTATGTGTTAACTTTTAAGATGGCACAACTCCCTTTCAGGTGCACGTGTTGAGGCCAGGGCTTAGATTTTAGGTATCTTTCTTAAGACATCTTAATTCCTCTTCTCCTACCCATCCATACCAACTCCAGGAGCTGTCCTAGTTTCCTGAGAGATACATTATTACATTCTTAAAGTAAGCTATGTCTCTAGAATCTGATCAGCAGTGtagtgaaaactaaaaataatgctGGGGACATTCTCACATCTCTGCAAAGGAGGTGAAATTGCTCTGACAGGCAGGGGGCTTGGGGGATCACAGCTAGAAAATGGGCAGGATTTGAGCTTAGGTCTATCAGCTTCTCAAGTCTGTGCTGCTGCCACTAAAAAATGCTGCTTCtagccccatccccaccccctttgGAGAAGCAGGTGCTGTCCCTACCAAAACCAGTTCctttttaattcccttttctctcttgcttcttaGGCAGTACAAATCCCAATTCGAAGCCCACAATATTTGGTATGAGCATAGGCTCATTGATGACATGGTGGCCCAAGCTATGAAATCCGAGGGGGGCTTCATCTGGGCCTGTAAGAACTATGACGGCGATGTGCAGTCGGACTCCGTGGCCCAAGGTAAGGAGCTGAAGGACCAAGTAGAGGTGGAACTCAGCCTGCATCATGTTGGTCATGCGGGGTAGTTCTCTAGTTCGCAGCCCATTGTTTGTAAAATCACGAAGTGTTAGCAGTGCAGGCCATTCTGTTCCATCTTCTCAGCTGACACGAGGAATTGAGCAGAGAAGCCCCCGGGCTGTTCACAGAAATTCCAAGAACCGGGGGCTCCATGCCAGAGGGAAGGGCCAGATCGGCAGAAACTCTCTCTGCCCCGATTGCTTCAGTACCAAGTTGCCCTTCAATTTCAGTTACCCATGGCAAACTCGAATCTTCCCTGATAAATGGTGTGTTAACCTTAATTATGTTTGCGTTTCCCCCAGGAAgtgctactttttcttttctcttatgaaaAGTTAAGTATCTCCTACCAGTTTGAAAATCAGTAGATGAACCCAGTTAAAGAGAAGTTTGATGTCCGATAAATGACTTAGACGACTCTCTTTACTCtccttctgtttctccacatcctcataaCCCTTTGTGCTGAGTACATAGAGGAAGGAGTGGTGCTTTACGAGGCTTCCACGGTGGATAAGGGAAACTGTTCCTTGTTTTCTTGGATTTCTTGGAAAGGGACCCAAATCTCTCCACTGTTTCTAAATGTCCTTGTAGCAGCGAAGAGTGTCTCTGGAGGGATGTTGTCAAGATATTTCAAAGGACTTTGGAATAGGACTTCTGAAGTGTATTGTCCATTAATGCACTGACGAGATACCTGGAGCAGAGCCTATAGATAAATGAGACCTCAGTGCAGCTGAACAGTCAAAAGGCAGCAAGGCCGTCCTCACGTGCATTCTTTTCTAGAGTATGAACTACTTTGGACTCACACCATTTCTTGTCCCCAGTTTTGACGGTGGTACTGAGTGTCTCCTAGTATTAAAGATCGACAGACTCACTATGGATATGGTTCCTGACCTTCTCCAACCAATAAACATTTTAGAGTCTACTAAAGCCTCAGACCAACACAATGATATGAAAGGAGCTACTAATCCCTTGCAGAAGTCTGTAACAATACTCAAAGAtgagtttaaaagaaaacaaacaaaaccactgtTTATTTATGTACTGTCAagccagaaaacaaaagtaacagCCTATGATACATTTGCATTATTAACTCTACAGAGGCTATTGGGAGGTagcaaaaatggagaaaaatattctttgaattcaagggtaaaaaaaaaaatgaataaaagatggAAAATCAATTTTCTGGACTTAAAAGTGGCAATGTCCTTCTCTGACAGAATAGGACTGTTTGTGAGGCTGTTACAGACAGCAAGGGCAAGAGGGATGTGCTTGGATCATCTCATCCTGTTTTCAACCTGCTGTTCTTTCCAGTCTCAGTGAATCTGAGCAGAAAGATGGCAGGACACAAATTCcattaatctttattttcccaGAACGGCAGAGCATCTGCACATACGAATAGCAGCAATATACTGAGAGCTCTTACTCTGTGGCAGGTACTATTCTAAGGAATGTTAATATATAGTCTTTTCAcatatattcacaaatatatgtatattcatctaattctcacaacaacccgaTGAAGGAGGtgcttttattcccattttacagataagaaaatcaaGCCCCAGTAGCGAGGAAGTCCCAGCACTAGGGTGCAGTATAAGCAGGTGGACCCTGAGCTCTCCATCATGGGGCAGGTGCTTCTGAGATAGATAAGTGAGGAAGAAATGCAGCCCCTCCAGACTCCCTGATCCTGGGGTGTGGAGCAGGGACCGTCTTTCTGAAAGGCAGAAGGATCGGTGATGACTACACATGcttatgtttatttgctttgctGAGACCTCTCCTCTCCGAGAGACCCAGTGTTCTTCCCGCACTTGTACCCAGTACTTCACGCTCTGCCACATACAGGTTATGGCTCCCTTGGCATGATGACCAGCGTCCTGGTTTGTCCAGACGGCAAGACAGTGGAAGCAGAGGCTGCCCATGGGACTGTAACACGTCACTACCGCATGTATCAGAAAGGACAAGAGACGTCCACCAATCCCATTGGTAAGATAGTGTTTTCTGCTACGTTGATTTCCAGCCAGAGAGTGGAGATCTCTAAAGGAAATCAGACATGTTCCTTTGGCTACCCAATGCTTTGTGTATGAAGTCCTCACCAAGCATCGGGTCTGTTCTAGTAAGAGCTGTTtgaatgtactattttttttttaaattaatttatttattttgagagagaggcggggaagtgggggtggggaagagaatcctaagcaggatccacactgtcaggacagaacccggtatggggctcaatttcacaaacctgacctgagccaaaatgaagagccgggcacttaaccaacggagtcacccaggcgcccatgaatGTGCTTCTTGAAATATACACAATGTAGTATATGCTTTTCCATTTTGTGGTAGAATGCACATTACAGAGAAGAATGTTGTCAGCaagcattttccttttcctttggtaCAGCGAAACGTCCCAGATGGCTAAGAATCTAAAAGCCACACAGATAGATTCTTCTAACTGGGTTTCAAGGGCAGCTCTTTAAAAAGAGCTCTTTCCGTCAGCTCTTTCCAAAAGcttggaaagaggaagggaggccaACATagacaagagagagaagagattgtGACCTATTCCAAATTAGTAAATCCCTTAAGCTTCAAGTGCTACAAGCACACTGTGAAAATGTGCTTTAAGGCTCTAACAAAACCCAAGACATCTCCTCTACAAAAagacagacattttttaaagtttctattcagtaaaatatttccaattgtttttttttttaatgcttatttttgagagagatggggagattgagcacgagccggggagggcagagagagagggagatgcagaattcgaagcaggctccaactctCTCAGCCCAACGCAGgcctcaaaatcatgaaccacaagatcattacctaagctgaagttgggtgcttaaccgactgagccacccaggcaccccaaaatatttcCAATTCTTATAAAACTTATAGCCTATGTGGATAACATCTAATGGAATCAGTCacctaaacaaaaagaaaaaataattgttctgtttttgaGAACTGTGAAACATTTGGGAATCCCTCTTGGTCTGGTCTGagtgctgttttgttttgcttttttagctTCCATTTTTGCCTGGACCAGAGGATTAGCCCACAGAGCTAAGCTCGATAACAATAAAGAGCTCAGCTTCTTTGCAAAGGCTTTGGAAGAAGTCTGTATTGAGACCATTGAGGCTGGCTTCATGACCAAGGACTTGGCTGCTTGTATTAAAGGTTTGCCCAAGTAAGTATGAGATTCCCTGAGCCCCGTGGCCAAATTACCACTTATCTTTATTGGGCTCAAAAACATCAGTGCTTTTCAGAAATATACAAATTGTTATTTACTACCTAGTTCAGAGGTCAACAGAAACTATATGTAAAGTGTCTACCGTAAGCATTTCAGACTTTGTGGAACATAGAGCCTTTTCAAAACTATACAGCTATTGAACTTTGCCACTGTGGAAGGAAAACAGTCACCAATGACACAGAAGCTAATGGATGTGGCAGTGTTCCAATTAAACTATGTACAAAACCAGGCTGTAGCCTGGATTGAGTCCATGGGCCAAACTgcagtttgctgacctctgatcTAGTTGACAGTTACTGGATGACAAGGTTCCGTTTTTATTTCACAAGAAAGTATAGGCGGTTGAAAGAAAGGGACCTCCAAGgctattgttttctttaatctttatttttgagagagggatagagagagtgcgagccaggggaggaacagagagagagggaggcacagaatccaaagcagactccggctctgagctgtcagcacagggctcgagacgggcctcgaactcacgaaccgcgagttcatgacctgagccgaagtcagatgcttaactgactgagccacgcgggcgccCCATCTTTGTAGCCTATCAGCATGATTATGTTAGCCAGTCccttatataaacattttttttaagagagacaatgataaaaataagagCGTTAAACCTTTTTTCAAGACATGTAACAATTTGTGGGAATGTAGATAAAAGCATGGCTGTACCCTGaataggttttattctttttaaggagGCTCATGCCTTATCCAGTAAGTGACTGCGGCCagtggttttgttatttttaagaagaggaaTAACAAGTGGGATGATTTCGGTCTCCCAAGCATTAGTCTGAACTGAACCTCTCTGATAGTTTCACCCCCAAAGAACTCAGGGCAAGAGACATCCTATGAAGGTGCGTGCGGGCCTGCTGTCTATAGCCTGGGTCAGCCCCATCTGCCTTGGGCACAGTCATCAGCCATACATTTATAGCTTGTTAATATTAAATAGTTTTCTTCTagacataaataaaatgtcaccTACGTAGCATTTCTAGGACTTTTCCTCTACTTGCTCCCAGATCACAGACCAACTAAttaaccttcttttctttttcctcctttattagCGTGCAGCGTTCTGACTACTTGAATACGTTTGAGTTCATGGACAAACTCGGAGAAAACTTGAATATAAAACTAGCTCAGGCCAAACTTTAAGGCCGTCCCTCACCTAAGGAGGATATGTGGTTTTTTTGGTAACTAGGTCCACTGGTTTACATTTTCCTGTGTAACACTCAAGGGTAAAGGTAAAATCAATTTTGTAATTTGTTTAGAAGCCAGAGTGTATCTTTTCTATAAGTTTACAGCCTTTTTCTTACACATATGGTTAGGCCACCCTCGTGAACGTGGCAGgggacttttttaaattttattttctactagtAGCCTAGGAATTACTTTAATACTCATTTGTACTCATTGTCACTTTTTCTCATGTTCCcatacaaatgaccaaaatgAAGAGTGCTTGAAAGGGTAACCTCTAGTCATAGTATCGTTCCCTAAAACATATGTGAAGTAAAAATTCACTCCCTTCTCCACTCTCCCTGGCCCGGGCGCTGGGTGGTTTTGGTGTATCAGATGTCCCATTACGGGAGGTAGAGCTGTTATGTTAAACTTGGCTGTAATTTGGGACGAAGAGCATAGGTGTGACTAAAACGTGTTGGAGATACCACAGTCACTTTTGTAATGAGCTCTTCTTGAATGTTTGGAAAAAGCTAAATACTTTTGAGGCCACCGGAGCATTTGTAATCCAAAATAAATACTACCTGGGGGTTGTCCCCTGTGTTTGTCTCATCCTCCCAGCCTTGTGTGGCCTGAGTATTCTGCCACCCTGAGCAGCGTATTTCTTCCAAGTGCAATAATACAAGCTGTACCTTTTTTGGACTTCTGTTGGcctgttttatttcccttctataaaatgtgatttttcagAAGTTGATTATTAAACACTATTCTAGTCTGTTCTTCATCTGAACtgttaatgttaattaaaatCAAGTGCTAACGACTAGTCTTGGGTTTTTATTTACCGAGTATATTTTAGGtaccaggcaccgtgctaagtCCTAGGCACAGGAATTCGATCTTAAAAAGTCTCTGCCCTGAAGGAGTTTACTGTGGGGAAAATGGGTATGTGAACAGTAAGAGGTAGATCCTACCATGAAGGGGAAAGAAGACCAAAGACAGAACAAAGGGGTAACTGGAATATTAGGGAATCCAGTCTGGGCACATGGTAAGGAGTATAGGTATGATCATGTAAGTTAATAGGAAGCCAGTGAAGTGAATAGGAAGCCAGAGAGGGACGTgatcatattttaattaaaaaaaaatagcacagctTTTATGAAGAACGGATAGTAGTGGAGGAGGGAGTGGTGGCCACAATCAAGGAAGGAAGGCCAGTTGTAAGGGTATTGTAATACTTCAGGTGGGAAATGATGAGGTTCTGAACTGGGGCAATGGCACTGGGGATGGAGGGAGCAGGGTctccaagaagaggaaagaatggaTGGGGACTGGTGGGTCCCAGGGGACGAGGGAAAGGAGGTTTCCCACCTGGAGAAAGGCTGGTCAGCATCCCAGCATTACCCATGTactatggggaaggaaacaggcctCCAGAGGCGCTTTGATCAGGCTTACACCATACATCAATGGCCATTTTGGCCTGGAAGCCAGGAATCCTTGTAGCAAAGCTCGGGCTCTTTCTCCTAGACCTGCCCTTTTGCAGGTTtagatggagaaagaaagcatCACATGGAACAGAGTGATGGCATTGGATTGGATGAGTCCCTCCAGCACTCACAAACATCCTGAAGATCAGGTGAGTGATCATGGCTGCAAAGCCCCGCCCCCATGTCTATCTATCAGGATCTGTATTTGGCCATGAACCAGTTAATGTCCTAAAATAATTAGCAAATGAACAGCTGCTGACCAATACATCCAGAGGCTGATGGTTTATTTTGTAACAACATCAGGATCAGAACTGTTGACCTGGAAAATGACTGTTGGCTTTGCAGAACACTGAAGGCGGCAGGATGCAGGGACAGAAAGCAGGGGTTCCAGACATTGAAACTCCCTAAATTGCAAGCACTGTTTCTTAAGTAGAATTTTAACtgagaatacttaaaaattaatcttcACAGTTAGAATCACAGCTCCCCTGTACTTTTCCCGGATACATACAGTCCTCCTAAGTCACTCCTGACGAGTGGTTTCCCATCCTGCACTTGAATATTTCTATCATGAAAAGTTCTTCCAAATTAAGGGTCTTGTCTGTTCCCGTTCAGGAGGTAagataggaaactaatataaaaaatattaagaatgacTTTGTTTATACAAATACTGATAAAAATTTTGTACTTTTATTACCTGTCTACtatcaaattttatttcacagtCCCCGTTCTTAATATTAGGGAGACAGCATCCAAACTGCTAATTCCTCTGGAACAAGAAACTTGAATAACTCTGGATGGTATCTCAGACTCAATGTATGCAGACAGCATAGCATTGtttgtaacttttcattttgatattatTTCACACTTACAGAAAAATAGTATGAGGAAGTCCCATAATCTCTTgcctattttttacttttgcacCACTTGTTATTCTGTTTCTCAccttcctacacacacacacacacacacacacacacacacacacacttttttttttcctgaaccatttcAGAGGGATTTGAAGACATTGTGCCCCTTTACCCTTAGATAATccagtgtgtatttcctaagaacaaggacattctcgacgttttttatttatttttgggacagagagagacagagcatgaacaggggaggggcagagagagagggagacacagaatcggaaacaggctccaggctctgagccatcagcccagagcctgatgcggggctcgaactcacggaccgcgagatcgtgacctggctgaagtcggacgcttaaccgactgcgccacccaggcgccccaaggacattCTCTTAATGTGACCACAATATGATTATCAAAGTCCGGAAATGTAACATTAATATAATACGATACAGTCCCTATTCAAATCTCAGCAACTGCTCCAATAATCTTTACAG harbors:
- the IDH1 gene encoding isocitrate dehydrogenase [NADP] cytoplasmic, which gives rise to MSQKIRGGSVVEMQGDEMTRIIWELIKEKLIFPYVELDLHSYDLGIENRDATGDQVTKDAAEAIKKYNVGVKCATITPDEKRVEEFKLKQMWKSPNGTIRNILGGTVFREAIICKNIPRLVSGWVKPIIIGRHAYGDQYRATDFVVPGPGKVEITYTSSDGSKKMTYLVHNFEEGGGVAMGMYNQDKSIEDFAHSSFQMALSKSWPLYLSTKNTILKKYDGRFKDIFQEIYDKQYKSQFEAHNIWYEHRLIDDMVAQAMKSEGGFIWACKNYDGDVQSDSVAQGYGSLGMMTSVLVCPDGKTVEAEAAHGTVTRHYRMYQKGQETSTNPIASIFAWTRGLAHRAKLDNNKELSFFAKALEEVCIETIEAGFMTKDLAACIKGLPNVQRSDYLNTFEFMDKLGENLNIKLAQAKL